From a single Collibacillus ludicampi genomic region:
- the fliW gene encoding flagellar assembly protein FliW, with amino-acid sequence MLIHTTRFGNLEVGDQQVLTFPKGLPGFEDLKRYVMIELEEYQPFLFMQSLEDPDLTFILMDPYPYVSDYPNRDTIRKEAGWDTVETGHILVRVIATIARNGVITLNLLAPILIHTRNNTGEQVILHAFNHLSFRYPLVMTCLKESTEVQGSCSY; translated from the coding sequence ATGTTGATCCATACGACTCGCTTCGGAAATCTGGAGGTCGGTGACCAGCAAGTACTTACCTTTCCTAAAGGCTTGCCTGGTTTTGAGGACTTGAAACGGTATGTCATGATCGAACTGGAGGAGTATCAGCCGTTTCTCTTCATGCAATCTTTAGAAGACCCAGATCTTACTTTTATTCTCATGGACCCATATCCATACGTTTCTGATTACCCTAACAGGGACACGATTAGAAAAGAAGCAGGATGGGATACGGTTGAAACGGGTCATATACTCGTCCGAGTGATTGCAACAATAGCAAGAAATGGAGTTATAACGTTAAATCTATTAGCTCCTATCTTGATCCATACGCGAAATAATACGGGCGAGCAAGTCATTCTGCATGCTTTCAACCATCTCTCGTTTAGATACCCCCTCGTGATGACGTGCCTGAAAGAGAGTACGGAGGTACAAGGATCATGCTCGTATTAA
- the flgL gene encoding flagellar hook-associated protein FlgL yields the protein MRVTQSMMNLQMLQNLSNSNERMMNLQNMLASGKRINTPSDDPVGVNYALRYRAQLNHLNQFKTNADAAANVLDFTDSTIGQVTDVLQRARELAVQGANDSLNSGDRQVIAKEVEQLFHQLVQLGNAQFNGKYIFNGQKTDVKPFSDPGSPTDPTNLWANFDTRSIDYLVSDGVTISVNITADNVFGANSDADNAFTALNQLYTGLQNNDTSTIQNALDNISTRLDKVLAARADIGARSNRVNLIEQRLNDMNTNYQKLLSSVEDADIAKTITDLKTAENVQQASLAVGARILVPTLVDFLK from the coding sequence ATGCGTGTGACGCAAAGCATGATGAATCTGCAGATGTTACAAAATTTATCGAATAGTAATGAGCGTATGATGAACCTGCAAAATATGTTGGCAAGTGGAAAAAGGATCAATACCCCTTCTGATGATCCTGTTGGGGTGAATTACGCGTTGCGTTATCGTGCGCAATTGAATCATTTGAACCAGTTTAAAACCAATGCGGACGCTGCTGCAAACGTTTTGGATTTTACGGACTCCACGATCGGACAGGTCACAGATGTTTTACAGCGTGCAAGGGAGCTTGCCGTTCAAGGGGCAAATGATTCATTGAACAGCGGTGATCGGCAGGTCATAGCGAAAGAGGTGGAACAACTGTTCCATCAGCTGGTACAACTGGGGAATGCACAGTTTAACGGAAAATATATTTTTAACGGGCAGAAGACAGATGTAAAGCCGTTCAGTGACCCAGGAAGCCCAACCGATCCTACAAATTTATGGGCGAATTTCGATACCAGAAGCATTGATTATTTGGTTTCTGACGGGGTAACGATCAGTGTCAATATCACCGCGGACAACGTGTTCGGGGCCAATTCAGATGCCGATAATGCGTTTACGGCACTGAACCAGTTATACACCGGATTGCAAAATAACGATACATCAACCATACAGAATGCGCTTGATAACATTAGCACGAGACTGGACAAAGTACTAGCTGCGCGTGCGGATATAGGCGCCCGCAGCAATCGGGTAAACCTGATTGAACAGAGATTAAATGATATGAATACCAACTATCAAAAGCTCTTGTCTTCTGTCGAAGACGCGGATATCGCCAAGACAATCACTGACCTGAAAACGGCAGAAAACGTACAGCAAGCATCTTTGGCTGTAGGTGCGCGTATTTTAGTACCTACACTTGTTGACTTTTTAAAATAG
- a CDS encoding flagellar protein FlgN, with translation MTDEKQLFAIFDELLQAHEALLSLAHEKKDILIKGELDKLSALTGQEWRWIQRIESLEKERMSHVAAFARKKGMAEESLTARQLPSLLGDPFLSARMKGMIERLTSVLDELKKANELNAQLLRQSLAFVQMTLDLLTDIPNSIQYHERGTTASAPRRSFFDAKV, from the coding sequence GTGACAGACGAAAAACAGTTGTTCGCCATTTTCGATGAGTTGCTTCAAGCGCATGAAGCGTTATTGTCTCTGGCCCATGAAAAAAAGGACATTCTGATAAAAGGGGAGTTGGACAAGCTCTCCGCCTTAACGGGACAAGAATGGAGATGGATTCAGCGGATCGAATCGTTGGAGAAAGAACGTATGTCTCATGTCGCTGCGTTCGCGCGGAAAAAGGGGATGGCGGAAGAATCTCTGACCGCCCGTCAATTGCCTTCGCTGCTCGGAGATCCGTTCCTCTCCGCTCGCATGAAGGGGATGATCGAACGGCTCACATCGGTGCTGGACGAACTGAAGAAGGCCAATGAGCTCAATGCGCAGCTTTTGCGCCAGTCGCTCGCGTTCGTGCAAATGACACTCGATTTGCTCACTGATATCCCGAACTCTATTCAGTATCACGAACGGGGGACGACGGCGTCGGCTCCGCGAAGAAGCTTTTTTGACGCCAAGGTATGA
- the csrA gene encoding carbon storage regulator CsrA, protein MLVLTRKPGESIMLGEQIEVTIVEVKGEQVRIAIQAPRDVKVYRKEIYSAILAENLQASKSLRIDELKKILNKMK, encoded by the coding sequence ATGCTCGTATTAACAAGAAAACCTGGTGAGTCGATCATGCTTGGAGAACAGATTGAAGTGACAATCGTCGAAGTTAAAGGAGAACAAGTACGGATTGCCATCCAAGCTCCACGGGACGTTAAAGTATATCGGAAGGAAATTTACTCGGCCATACTGGCGGAAAATTTGCAAGCATCCAAGTCATTACGGATCGATGAACTGAAAAAAATACTAAACAAAATGAAATGA
- a CDS encoding DUF6470 family protein — translation MSSTLLIHQTWGSIRISQSFARMNVQQKTADLEIRQQPATLDIQTERGKLSIDQSAPFAEEGLATSGQLARQFAQDGQQAVLDYIKKKAEEGDRLAREIQNGNVIADLAVENSRPPTHDFNVGLIPRSPVHFSYQPAVVRTSVFLHRPEVQVQAHAVHAQVIPGNVQIQMAQYPSITIQVSGERIDRSV, via the coding sequence GTGTCGAGTACGTTACTCATTCATCAGACTTGGGGATCTATTCGTATTTCGCAATCATTTGCACGAATGAATGTTCAGCAAAAAACGGCTGATCTAGAAATCAGGCAACAACCAGCGACACTCGATATTCAGACTGAGAGGGGAAAACTGTCCATCGACCAATCGGCTCCATTCGCAGAGGAGGGGCTGGCAACTAGTGGGCAGCTTGCGCGTCAGTTTGCCCAAGATGGTCAACAGGCTGTACTTGATTACATAAAGAAAAAGGCGGAAGAAGGAGACCGTCTCGCGCGGGAGATTCAAAATGGAAATGTAATTGCAGATTTGGCTGTAGAAAACTCTCGTCCGCCAACACATGACTTTAATGTAGGATTGATTCCCCGATCCCCAGTGCACTTTTCCTATCAACCGGCTGTAGTGCGAACGAGTGTATTCTTGCATCGTCCTGAGGTGCAAGTACAGGCGCATGCTGTTCATGCACAGGTGATCCCGGGGAACGTTCAAATTCAAATGGCGCAATATCCCTCGATCACGATACAGGTATCCGGTGAACGAATTGATCGATCTGTATAA
- a CDS encoding TIGR03826 family flagellar region protein: MGLANCRNCGRLFNKVARDICPICIREEEQQFLDVRNYLKENRYASTYEVSEETGVPIDVIIRFIREGRLTVVNTPNLTYPCERCNDLISKGRFCSKCTAELQKGFESVKKEKSSMEKKSGKYYFKN, encoded by the coding sequence ATGGGATTGGCCAATTGTCGGAACTGCGGCCGCTTATTCAATAAGGTGGCGCGTGATATATGCCCCATTTGCATTCGCGAAGAAGAGCAACAATTCTTGGATGTAAGAAACTACCTGAAAGAAAATCGCTATGCTTCGACCTATGAAGTCAGTGAAGAAACAGGCGTTCCGATTGACGTAATCATCCGGTTTATTCGAGAAGGACGCCTCACAGTGGTCAATACACCCAATCTTACTTATCCGTGCGAAAGGTGCAACGATTTGATTTCCAAAGGGCGTTTTTGTTCCAAATGTACAGCCGAATTACAAAAAGGATTCGAAAGTGTTAAAAAAGAGAAGTCTTCTATGGAAAAGAAATCCGGTAAGTATTATTTCAAAAATTAG
- the flgM gene encoding flagellar biosynthesis anti-sigma factor FlgM: protein MKINDIQRTAPIQAYQKIGAQVPREERRRGNRQDQIEISNEAKRLAEESASGTTVQDTSNVPSANTERIETIRQAIKAGTYRVDSRQVAEKIVDFWHGKR from the coding sequence ATGAAAATCAATGACATTCAGCGGACAGCGCCGATACAAGCGTATCAGAAGATCGGTGCGCAAGTCCCGCGTGAAGAACGGCGCCGCGGCAATCGCCAAGACCAGATCGAGATTTCAAACGAAGCGAAGCGTTTGGCGGAAGAATCGGCGAGCGGCACAACCGTACAAGACACTTCGAATGTTCCCTCAGCAAACACTGAGCGTATTGAGACCATTCGTCAGGCGATCAAGGCGGGAACCTACCGTGTGGACTCAAGGCAAGTGGCGGAGAAAATCGTGGATTTCTGGCATGGCAAACGATGA
- a CDS encoding flagellar protein FlaG, translated as MDMRIPEGSASTLRKNPSPNETDLYTIEHNPRNNQVNQKGSHVTTEIERKLKQLLDTDRQYLQFSIDQENHRIRVKVIDEATGKIIREIPPESIEKTLRDLARLAGVWVDCQA; from the coding sequence ATGGATATGCGGATTCCTGAAGGCTCTGCCTCAACCCTACGGAAAAATCCATCACCTAATGAAACAGATCTTTATACAATTGAACATAACCCAAGAAACAATCAAGTGAATCAAAAGGGAAGCCATGTGACAACGGAGATCGAAAGAAAACTCAAACAACTTCTCGATACGGATCGTCAATACTTGCAGTTTTCCATTGATCAAGAAAACCATCGAATTCGAGTGAAAGTCATCGATGAAGCAACGGGGAAAATTATCCGCGAGATTCCGCCGGAAAGTATCGAGAAAACGTTACGAGATCTAGCACGTTTAGCGGGAGTTTGGGTAGATTGCCAAGCGTAA
- a CDS encoding flagellin N-terminal helical domain-containing protein produces MVIQTNLMGLSALNNLNINNQNEQISMQKLSSGYRINSAADDAAGLAISEKMTGQIRGLNQASRNAQDAISLIQTAEGAMDQVHNILQRMRELAVQAANDTNTTADRQQMNKEITQLKAELTRIGTQTQFNTKNIANGSIANLHFQIGANKNQTITVNLYNVTAGANGLNVNNVNITQAASAQASISLIDAAISKVSGYRANFGAVQNRLQFTITNLNTASQNLTAANSRIKDVDMASEMMNFTKNQILVQAGTAMLAQANQAPQAVLQLLR; encoded by the coding sequence ATGGTGATTCAAACCAACCTGATGGGCTTGTCTGCTCTCAACAACCTCAACATCAATAACCAAAATGAGCAAATCTCTATGCAGAAACTGTCTTCCGGTTACCGCATTAATAGTGCTGCAGATGATGCGGCAGGTTTGGCAATCTCCGAGAAAATGACTGGACAGATCCGGGGCTTGAACCAAGCGTCGCGCAATGCACAGGATGCGATCTCCTTGATCCAAACGGCGGAAGGTGCGATGGATCAAGTACACAACATCCTGCAACGCATGCGTGAATTGGCAGTGCAAGCAGCAAACGACACCAACACAACGGCAGATCGGCAGCAAATGAACAAAGAGATTACTCAATTGAAGGCCGAATTGACCCGAATCGGAACGCAAACACAGTTTAACACCAAAAACATCGCGAACGGTTCTATCGCAAATCTCCATTTCCAAATCGGTGCGAACAAAAATCAAACGATTACTGTTAACCTGTACAATGTTACAGCAGGTGCGAACGGTTTGAATGTTAACAATGTTAATATTACACAAGCTGCTTCTGCTCAGGCTTCTATTTCTTTAATCGATGCTGCCATTTCGAAAGTTTCTGGTTACCGTGCAAACTTCGGTGCTGTACAAAATCGTTTGCAATTCACCATTACAAACTTGAATACAGCATCTCAAAACCTTACCGCTGCAAATTCTCGTATCAAAGACGTAGATATGGCTTCCGAAATGATGAATTTTACAAAGAACCAAATTCTTGTTCAAGCGGGTACTGCCATGTTGGCACAAGCCAACCAAGCACCTCAAGCAGTTCTTCAATTGCTCCGTTAA
- the flgK gene encoding flagellar hook-associated protein FlgK yields the protein MSSTFFGLEMMKRALFAQQTALNTVGQNISNANTPGYSRQVVNMVASQPMYYPSMTSGGLVGQIGTGVDVQSITRMRESFLDTQYRNQNQLLGEWEVKSDTVNKLQAILNEPSDTGLTSALNQFFNAWQTLSTDPNNPSARSVVLQRGKQLADLLNETAQQLNDLNNDLQTNIQTQVTQVNSYIDQIQKLNVQIKSAETFGANANDLRDQRDYLVDQLSKIADVKVTENNQSYTLQVGDKTVLVDDGSTTWKHVVYDSGTFYTVDHAITNPQSSDYDTPSLNIQSGELKGLVDSQNIYVDTYINQLNDFTNTLVTQINTQHKQGYTLSSSQPTNVDFFTANPSNPAASIQVAITDTSLIAAASPNSIYTNDSGTLSGDGNNALSIGNMYNQSVTFATSSAGTFEDFLRSMVGQLGVQGQEADQMEKNQNSLVNQMDTMRQSVSGVSLDEEMANMIKYQQAYGAAARMVTTIDSLLNTIVTGMGITR from the coding sequence ATGAGCTCGACCTTTTTTGGTCTTGAAATGATGAAACGCGCCCTGTTCGCGCAACAAACCGCCCTCAATACGGTCGGTCAAAACATTTCCAATGCGAACACACCGGGATATTCCCGTCAAGTGGTGAATATGGTTGCCTCTCAACCTATGTACTACCCGAGCATGACGAGTGGCGGACTTGTCGGCCAAATCGGAACGGGGGTCGACGTACAATCGATTACGCGCATGCGTGAAAGCTTTCTGGATACGCAATACCGCAATCAAAACCAGTTGTTGGGCGAATGGGAAGTTAAGAGCGATACAGTGAATAAGTTACAGGCGATTTTGAATGAACCTTCCGATACCGGACTAACAAGTGCGCTGAATCAGTTTTTTAATGCGTGGCAAACGTTAAGTACAGACCCGAACAATCCATCCGCAAGGTCAGTCGTTTTGCAAAGAGGAAAACAACTGGCAGACTTGTTGAATGAAACAGCCCAACAACTAAATGATCTGAACAACGATCTGCAGACAAACATTCAAACGCAGGTGACCCAAGTAAATTCCTATATTGATCAGATTCAAAAACTGAACGTACAAATCAAGAGCGCTGAGACCTTTGGGGCGAATGCAAACGATTTGCGCGACCAGAGAGATTACCTTGTGGATCAACTTTCGAAAATTGCTGATGTAAAAGTAACGGAGAATAATCAATCGTACACGCTTCAGGTTGGAGATAAGACTGTCCTGGTCGATGACGGATCGACCACTTGGAAGCACGTGGTCTATGACAGTGGTACTTTTTATACCGTAGATCATGCAATTACAAATCCACAGTCCTCAGACTACGATACCCCTTCGCTTAACATCCAATCGGGAGAACTAAAGGGGTTGGTGGACTCGCAGAACATCTACGTGGATACGTATATCAACCAGTTAAATGATTTTACAAACACGCTCGTCACCCAGATCAATACACAACATAAACAAGGGTATACCTTGTCTTCCTCTCAACCTACAAATGTAGATTTCTTTACTGCGAATCCAAGCAACCCGGCGGCGAGTATTCAGGTAGCTATAACGGACACAAGCCTCATAGCTGCTGCTTCGCCAAATTCGATTTATACAAATGATTCGGGTACTTTAAGCGGAGATGGAAACAACGCATTATCCATTGGTAATATGTATAACCAAAGCGTAACATTTGCGACTTCCTCCGCGGGTACTTTTGAGGATTTTCTTCGCTCGATGGTTGGCCAATTGGGAGTTCAAGGGCAAGAGGCCGATCAAATGGAGAAGAACCAGAATTCCTTGGTCAACCAGATGGACACCATGCGTCAATCGGTCAGCGGTGTCTCTCTTGATGAAGAAATGGCTAATATGATCAAATATCAGCAGGCGTACGGTGCGGCAGCGCGGATGGTAACGACGATCGACTCGCTGTTAAATACGATTGTTACGGGAATGGGGATTACTCGGTAA